Below is a genomic region from Pseudochaenichthys georgianus chromosome 13, fPseGeo1.2, whole genome shotgun sequence.
aggtctatccagagacttcccccgccactcgacccaactcaccaccagatggtgatcagttgacaactccgcccctctctttacccgagtgtccaaaacatacggcctcaggtccgatgatacgataacgaaatcgatcatggaccttctgcctagggtgctctggtaccacgtacacttatgagcatccttatgttcgaacattggtgtttgttatggccaatccatgactagcacagaagtccagtaacaaaccaccactccggttcagatcaggggggccgttcctcccaatcacgcccctccaagtgtctccatcattgcccacatgtgcgttgaagtctcccagcaagattaaagagtccccttcaggagccccatacaggactctttccagggtctccaagaaggctgtatactctgaactgctgtttggtgcataagcacatacaacagtcagagttttcccccccataacccgcaggcatagggaggcgaccctctcgttaACTGGGGTAAACttcaacaacgaagcacccaaccggggatttgtgagtatccccacacccgccctgtctggtccgtcgagaccctctgctttcactgtcacccttctggcagcgcacccgaccccatagctgtttcccgtaggtggtgggcccgggggacggagaagcggaggtgttgcccacgttgccttttcgggctgtgcccggccgggctccgtggcaagcccggccaccagacgctcgctgacgagtcctccttctgggcctggctccagaaggggaccccgggcttcctccgggccgggtatcatCACTtctttggttcaaaagacctcatgaaagaacaaCAATCttaaatgtgaaatgtaatCAACACTTGAATCagaccagctttgataacactttaatgcttCATAATCAAACATataatattattctgaaatgggccaatctggataatgagtacttttacttttggtatttaaagtatattttgatgctgatACTTGGGtatttttacttgagtaacatttgtaatgcaggacttttactgtaacagagtactcctatactctggtacttctacttttacttaagtacagatctgagaacttctcccacctctgttaATTGGTGACAAGATGATGGTGGGTATTGCCTAGCAGCCTTCTTGAACTCCTATGTCAAAGGTGAAATCTTGTTCCTTCCAATCCTACATCTTGTGTAGTACATTTGTCTGCTTATATCTCCTGGCTCCCTCTTGTTTTCTTTGTACTCCATGGCCCTGCGTTAGATGTTGTTCCCCATTCATTTAATAAACAAGATTTGCACATTTGGTTCCCCATTTCGACCACCTTTTGGAGAAATAACCAAGTTAGTTTTATTTCTAAATATTAGATATCAAATGTCTCAGGTCAGTGTGACATACAGAGCACTTTTATCCGTTTTAAGTCAAACACTCATAACCATTTGAATCTGATATAGTGCTTTTAACTTATGAGGACATGTTTACTTGGTCTATCTCAGAGAGCGCCAGATTTAGAGATTTTACCTGAAGGACCACTTGAGTTTGAAAAGGCGGGCACAGGTTCAAGTATTCAAATGTTGTTCATTACACCCTGATAATGTTGGGTTTTACAGCTACTTGCTTTCATAGAAAAATCACAAGGGCATTGGGAAAACTGCCTTAGTTTGgtagacaacaacaacaacaacaacaacaacaacaacaacaacaataataacatATTAGACACAGATAAACATTGCCTATTAACTGTCCCTTCAATAATATGTCTTCTGAGATCTCCTTAGGTTATACTGAAATCTTCCGAAGGTATACAGAGACATCTCCTGGCAAAGCACATCAACAACATGGTGGGAGTGAAGAATGTTAATTGTGTTACAGTTTGATGCTAACACATGCTAACCTATTGCACTACAATCATGTTATATATgtgtgtttctggtaaagaTAACATAAGTTGTTTGCCCTTGCCTAAAGTTTGATTTACAAAGACAAAAATCTATACTGGCTTTGATGTATTGTGGTTAGATTGTAGATTGATACAACCTGGCAGAGAAAAGCAACAGGGTCCTTAAtaatgaaaacaaaaaacaacaacattttaagcttttttATTGTTAATCTGTGAGGTTTTCTTGTGAAATCATATTTgtctgtcatatttgtcaacataTGAGTCAAAGACTTTTCTCCCTTCCTTCACAGTTCTTTATTTTTTCACCCACAGTGAGCATACTACGCGGTGAGGAGAGCATTTTGACAGATGATGCAACATATTTGAAGGTCATTGTTCATTGTACAGTTTGAGTGCAAACATTCACAACGTAACTTCAAGGTGACATTTGAGTTGGCTCTACGGAACTATAATCAGGCTTTTTCAATCTGATAAAGTAAGTTTACTCTGTTCCAGTATATAAACAGGGACGACTAACAGTGAGTGCAGTACAGTGCTCACTCTCAGCCATGATGATCCCTGTTGTGCTCTCGacagtcctgctgctgctgcttcctgGGACTCTGACTCAAAGTAAGCTTCAGGACAGTTTATAAAACTTTATCCAAAATAATTGTGATTActtacattttaaatacattttcctCTGTTTTATTTCAGGTTTTAGACAGGTTCCCATTGATGTGGTGGTGGAGAACAGCTTGTATGACATTAAACCTCTGACCTTCAGCACACATGTGGCTTACAGAGGGATCCTGCTGGGTGCGCTGAAGGGACTCATGGACACGAATGCAAACTTTAAGTATGATCGTAAAATCAGTTGTTGACTTTAGGAGGAACTCTAATAAACTCGGACAACCTTGACAGTGTTCCGATCCTCTGCCAGAGACTTATCTTGCGGTTGTTGTGGTTCATAGTAACAGCAGCTTTTTACAAATACTCCAAGTAACTTAATTGATAGTTGTCAATTGTTCTTCTGTTTGGTCCTGCAGGTTCACATACTCAGATAATCCAAACTTTGGCCCGTACCTGGAAAGTGTGAATGGGGTGGCTGGAAATGATAAAGACCATACATACTGGCAGCTAATGGTCAAGACTGCAGATGGTAAAGTCATAATACCGGACGTTGGTAAGTCTACCAGTCATATGTCTGTCGATTACCCTTTCTTTACTTTAAATCAGATTATAATACACTTTATGTCTCATTATTTTGTATAGGCATCGGATGTTACATTCCCAACGCCAATGAGCAAATCATTCTGACATTTTCGAAGTGGTGAAGATTCAGCAGCCACTGTTGGAATTGATTGTTGGACAATAAGTGATCAACCCCACAAAATGTTTCTGTATAAAATGCTTATATCATCCTAATAAAAATATTCATGTGTTGTCAttccttttatttccttttttttgttggTTTTAATGTTTTTCAAAGGGAAATTAAAAAAGCTGTCAACGTGTTTTGACAAAAGGCCTATCAACTTTTTAGAGCACATTTTGTAATACAATGAGCATCACAAATGGAATTCCATTCAATTATCTCAAACATTTTGACCAACAATGTGATTCTACAGTAAGACATCTTTGGAAATGTCCCAAAAAATAAGTGTACCCTTTGTTTTATAGAGTTGGTGATTTTGTTATTCCATGTGTTAATGATGTGTCCCTTTATCTTGTCCTTTAATGGCATGAACAGCATTGCAGTATAAAGAGGACATCATTTCATTCACTTTCAGGTACAtatttgtatgtagtgtctctactgggacatgtctccatgctttaatgttcaaaaagctctttatttatctcattctgcctgtgctgcagcacctcttttcaccctctgtctgaaaccagagtccagtctgctctgattggttagctggcagaCTCTGTTGTGaatggtcaaccgcttagagatgtcctgccccttagcctatcaacaTCAATCGGTAGAAGCGCTAGCCTATAGAAGcaagagtgttacatagtgatgtcattatgcccaaaaacctatataacacaccaaAGAAAGGGACAACCCAaaaaagggcctctttaaagaaTAGTATAAATGCGTAACTAATACACTAGCATACGTTATCTATTCAAGAGCAATATATTGTTAAACATAGCATAACCAATGTCAAAATACTGACAGTTTATTTCATTACCTTTATTTTTCCTGTTTCTATGTTTCCTGATTCTACCTGCTTACAGTAGTAAGATTGTTGTCGGAGCGTCGATTGCATTTCTGTCAACATTTCTAAAAGTGAAGGAAGCCTCTTTACCTTATAGAATATAGATTTCTTACCCACCCCTGGAGGTTGAGTTTACACAACTTATATTAAATCAGCTGTTCCTCGTGTTTAAATTACCTTTGTGTGGCTGGTTGTactatatgtggtattttgatGATGGTTTGAGATTAAATGTTTAGTGGACAGTGTGTAAACAAGAATTTGTCCTGAAATAAATCAAAGCTCAATATAAGTTtttaaaaggatataatattATATGACCGAAAAACAGGAAGACCTTTTTGCTGTCATTTCGACAATAGAAAAACAGTATTGTCCAAAAATTACTTGAACAGTAGCATACAAATAGTATCAACGACACCAACATTATTATTCTTGAAACACTTGTGTCTTCTATGAACGAATAACTACATTTATTCTTGattaattaagaaatagaaACAGTCTTAACATTAACAAAGACTTACAGTAAGTAGACACAGATATTACATGCTGTTACACTTGCATCGTGTTCTGTTACTGACTCCTAAGACGGTTTCCTTAATTACCCAAACATTAACCAACAATTATATATCAGTATTGTGTTGCCACCTGTAAGTGGTGACCTTCATATTGTTTAGGAAATGTTGAACAGGATGAATGCCAACAATGGTGTGCATGATGTTTTCCTTGTTCTCAAACCTTTCTGGAAATGATGCTAATGTTGCAAATTACATAATACAATGGTATTCGTGCATGAGGGGAAAAGTTCTCATCACACAGATTTGAATGCTGTAAAGGATATTGTATTGTTTGTTTCCTGGTACAGAAAGATTCACACAAAGCATGTTCAAGTGGGTATAGTGTTATGTAATCGCACTGCCTCAGTAATAGGAAAGAAGAAATATTTGATTACAAGCAGAACATTTAAAGTGAAGGTGGATTCCCATGAGACCATCAAAAAGTCAAGACATCGTAATGCGAATCCCTCTCGTTTACATTAGGGGTTATGTATCAAGCTGTTATTTATATCTGAATGTATGAAATACATAATCATACAGTTGAATCTGGCTTTGATCTTATGATGATTTCCAGTGGCGTCGGATCCTTTAGTACTCCTTAAAATTCAGGATGATTTGGTCATTTTCACTTGGAATGAAAGCTCCAATACCTGCAAACAAAAATATGATATAAATTGATTTTGAATAAGATAGTGGAAGTTGactttaaaaagacaaaaagcagCTTGACTCACCAACATTAAGTCTGATGGTTTCGTTGGCTTTTTTGACCAGCAGCTCCCAGTAAGTGCGGTCCTTTGTATTGCCTTTCAAACCATTCACACTCTGCAGATATGGGCCGTAGGTGGGATCCTCGGTGTAGGTGAACCTGCAGGGACGACAGGAGATATCTCAATGAAGGACATGGAATACACAACATCAAGCTGTTTAGATAATTGCTTTTGACAGAGAAAACAGTGGTGAGTTAAACATTTTATGGTGAAAAGTAAGAAGAGTCGTAGAAGTATGAAGGGGCAAACGACTCAAGTATCAGTGCTTCAAAATTGTGCTTAAGTACATTACTTGAGTGAATGTTCTTTGTTACATTCCAACACTGGTTATAATTAAAAAGGGGTCGATTCGTGCTTAAAGCTGATGTGATGATCTTACCTAAACCCTTTGTTTGTTTCCTGCAGTCTCCTCATTCCTTCCAGTAAGATTCCTCTGTCAACCACACACGTGCTGTAGGTCTTGTTGGGAGCGTCGGTTACAGAGTTTGACACCAGGATGCTGAAGGGAGTTACACAATCTGGAAAGAAATGAAGTCATAGTTAATACATAATCTAAAAAGAGAATAAAGAACATACAGGAATACAACATGTATTGTTTTTAATGGCCAGAATCagaaaccctaaccctacttCCGGTATCAAGGAAATATCTATACAGCAGCAGAAGTAAAGTGCAgatgaaaaaaaaggaaaaagattAGATTTATATATTCAATACAAAGGCAAGCTCATGTTATAACAAATACAAGCAAATGAGCAAAAACAAATACTTAACAAGGATAAAAGATTTAAAAAGTAAATCAATATATAAAAGTATCGAGACGGAAACGTTAACAAATTGTAAAGTAATAAAGTGTTAACTGCATATAATAAGTGTATAAAGAAGTGGTATTGCACAAACTTTTATATTGACAGGAACTGTTATTGCACATCAGTGATATTCAAGTATTTGTTGATGTGGTCCTTTTAATAAAAACATGACCAATTATTTTTTCTGCAGCTCTTACTTGGAGTTGGTGCAACTTCATCTGAAATGCTTTCAGCTGGAATGCTTTCATCTGGAATGCTTTCATCTGAATTGCTTTCATCTGGAATGCTTTCATCTGAATCACTTTCAGGAGAAATGCTTTCATCTGAATTACTTTCATCTGGAATGCTTTCATCTGAATCACTTTCAGGTGAAATGCTTTCATCTGGAATGCTTTCATCTGAATCACTTTCAGGTGAAATGCTTTCATCTGGAATGCTTTCATCTGAATCACTTTCAGGTGAAATGCTTTCATCTGAATTACTTTCATCTGGAATGCTTTCATCTGAATCACTTTCAGGTGAAATGCTTTCAGCTGAAAGCATTTCAGCTAGAATGCTTTCATCTGAATTACTTTCATCTGGAATGCTTTCATCTGAATTGCTTTCAGCTGGAATGCTTTCAGCTGGATCACTTTTAGGTGAGTCCTTTCTTGCTGGGGCCCCAGGAAGcagcaccagcagcagcagagccacAGAGAGGAAAGCACGGTTCATCATTCTGATGTCGGACTAAACCTGAGAAATAATGCAAATATCATTACAAATGCCAATATTTCCCCCAAAAACAGAACCACCTTGTGTCAAACAGTCACAACTATCTCTACTGTAACATACCTGTAGGAGTTCTCTGAATCTTTCTGAAGAAGCTCCTGCTTAGTCGTGATGGAGGGACTCTTGGTCAGTATCATTTATAGTGCTCTTCCACACCTCCCATTATACTGAAACAACCAATCACCACCTATCAGGCTGATATCCAGCTGAGtcattatacatttcaaaatgttctcACAGTCACAAGACAATATGTACAATCATGAACAATAGCCACATTCAGAGACAGTGACACGTCATCAGGAAATACAAATCTCCTCCTTGTTTGTTGAAAACACAGtgatgtgtacgtgtgtgtgaacCAGATTATGATTATTGCAGAAATGTATCATTAAGTCTCATTTAAGTATCACTGTAACTTCCTTCTCTGGTTTGATTTTCCCAGTTTGAATTCACATCTCGCTACTAAATATTCACTTCCCATTGTTAGGATTGATATTAGGGTTGTAATTAGTATGCAAGTTGTGCCCGCCTGGCCAACATTTCTATAGCCTGTACTGTTAATTGCCTATGCAGTATTACCCGTCTGGCCAACACTTCAATAGCCTGTAATAGCCAAAACTTACCAAAGAGGTTGCTTTTGTGTGGAAGTTCCTCCACAATGATcagttcagaatcagaaacaggtttattttcAAGTAGGTTAACACCACACATATAAGgaatttattatttttttggaaAACTATAAACACATTTATCAGTTAATTAGTTACAACAATTCATTTAACTCTTCTCTGGTTTTGGCAGAAACAGTTATTTCTGAAATGTGTTGGGACACTTGGATGTATCCCTTTTAGTATGATAATTAGCCTGTTATCATTAGCCAGACAGCATTGTGTGACTTGTTGAACTGGTTCACCTGCATGTGTGGGTGTAGGTATTTCTTTTATTATGATAATAGGTTAAGTCAGAAATGGCTGGAGTCCGTATGTATTGGGAGACTGACACACGGTACCCCCCTGTTTCTGATGTGATGGCACGCAACAGATTCCAATATCTGTTGACATCATTACTGTGGCGTTTGGATtcttggaccccaaagcagagacaGACACAAGTAAAGTTCAAGGTGTTTAATTAATAATACTAGGCCATGGCAGGTACTGTCGACAGGGAGCTGGCTGGTAGCAGAAAGGTCCAAAAAGAAACAGAAGGAAAACGTTCTTGGCCAAAAACTCAAAAAGTTGCACAAAAACTGCAAAGAGAAACAAAAACTTGGCTTGGGCTGTAGAGAAGCACTCTGGATCGACAAACAGCATATACTACTCTGGCAGAGTagtgaggtgagggccaggctcttaaagagaGGGTTGATTAGGGAAGTGAgaacaggtgtgcctcatctgcagccaggagaataccagccacgccccctgtCACACTGACACCAGTCCTgcagagaaggagagaaagagcaGAGAGAGGGAAAAGAACAGAAAACAACACAACAACCTAAAACCCCATGCATAAACATAACAATTACATTTAGTTAACAACTTGACAGTGTCAGAGATGGAAAAGAAAGACACACTCTGGAAACTCAGACCCTGGCTTGATACATTCAGAGAGAAATGCCTGCAGGTGGTACCAGAAGAACACAACTCTGTGGATGAGATGATGATTCCTTTCAAGGGGAAATTCAACAGCATCAAGCAATACATGCGACGCAAGCCACACCCAGGGGGTTCAAAGTGTGGGTGAGAACTGGAATCATCCATGCGTCATCAGGCTTGTGTGAGCCAGGATATGATCATCCATGCATTATCATACGCACAGCATTCTCATGATAAAACTCCCAATATGATATTGATATGACACCATCTTATGTTAAAACCCCacgtacatttcatgcacttacAGCCTGTTTCATATAttcactcatcaaatctggactggattatcccagagagtctaaagattctttataacacagtttgagatttgtgaaacctttattctatttgtgaaaatacaaacacaggtggaaggctgaggttgctgcagcaggccaggatcagaatcagagagtgaacctcccagctgggcaagcctttatgccttcttgtattttcacaaacagaataaaggtttcacaaatctcaaactgtgttataaagaatctttagactatGTGGGacaatccagtccagatttgatgagtgtaggtctagtggttttagatcaggacctggggcctcatttataaggccccaggtacagaaatgttccgacattttccgattcaccaaacaatgcgtaccggcgaggaaagtgcgtacatcacttcctacgccggtttccctttatacatcacaatcgactcgaaatgcggtgcagcttttgcggacttcacgtaacgcccatatttgcctataaatagtcaaagaaacgcccattcattcattcattcattggctgaagtcgaatagtccatttagcttaggaaccttcctaaaggagtgaaatgacccagaagtccctcagtggcagccatgataagtgccgttcgaattctctagaatgatgagaatgataggaaaggaggtttcaaacttcctttataacctcctttagcttaggaaccactggacctccctaaccgacaggagaagcgaaaatgctgccccacaatgccttgcagccgcagcatttgccgtcactcaacagtcggccgttcacggaaacaaccgattatgaccgagaaatgatatcatgaaagttaagtgatttttaaactatccgactgcagccattgtgtctgactttatgaagaaaatcgcaggaaatgacgacagaacagctgaaaaagacatctcacaccgtgcaagattttggttattttggggaggtggagataaatcatattgtttggtggatgcagtttgaaccagtagcagcatggaggtcggatcatcgccaaaataaataaataagtggtccgaaaaaggttaatgacaaaaagaatacacatagccttcctcaggcagtgtgtttgtaccggtgACAGGAGACAcgcccccttgatgagaaactgtaagaaatgatcggggaatccttccggagtggagtcatgacgactggatctgaattatgttttcgtatttggtggtttgtgtcccagctgtcgatcagctgtgcgcagcgtctccactgcagcctgtgcatctcaacaccccccctccccgcagcaactctatatccaccagttagaggaaatacaactaatgtgttgtgttatattagctgtacaatttactaCATATGGTGTtgttagtttccatacctcctgtgttttatgagcgacttatcaagtcttagcaaatggcataaaacatgattaaacatgatagtatataaaaccatgctcgtacaacctatagaaatgcaaaaccgcatcatttatgagaaaacatgtcataacattaacacaacatattcaaggtggttttaaataacatatttatatattgtaGTGGCtatttgtcaacaacaacaacaacgtttCAAAAGGCCACTGAGGCACCAGGCACAGTGGACCTTACGCAGATCAGGAGCCGGTAATTAATCCATTGTCCAGACAAGGCATcgatgttctcattcataacactccgttcgatgtctcactatgggatgcgcctcatcgcggagcaaacagaagcatcaatctcattacgccaatcctgattggctggtgatcttgacgtcagcgtcagggaattcaccccctatagagaggcgaagtcacgcccatctacttccggcccatgggaccccggaagcgaaaaatgtacattgaattcaatggagagagaacacgtatcttttgatcccgtttgaattgtgccacgaactacacatatgatgtttgtcaatcttaaacaataagttccatgtcaaaaaagtcacattttgtcgtaaaactgttgaaatataagactatgaaaaatacgcgactacaaagactacaaatcccaaatcccattctggctcgcgtaagtgatgtcacaggcgataatgctccaaatggttgcgactcgtaattaaagcgaagaagaagaagaagaagaagaagaagaagaagaagaagaagaagaagaagaagaagaa
It encodes:
- the LOC117457784 gene encoding variable charge X-linked protein 3B-like, which produces MMNRAFLSVALLLLVLLPGAPARKDSPKSDPAESIPAESNSDESIPDESNSDESILAEMLSAESISPESDSDESIPDESNSDESISPESDSDESIPDESISPESDSDESIPDESISPESDSDESIPDESNSDESISPESDSDESIPDESNSDESIPDESIPAESISDEVAPTPNCVTPFSILVSNSVTDAPNKTYSTCVVDRGILLEGMRRLQETNKGFRFTYTEDPTYGPYLQSVNGLKGNTKDRTYWELLVKKANETIRLNVGIGAFIPSENDQIILNFKEY